The Vannielia litorea genome segment GAACGCGGGATTGCAGGTCGTCCTGGAACGATTTGAATTCGCCCAGAAACTCCGTGAGCGCCGTGGCCACCTCGGCCACCGGCGATGCCTGTGAGGGCGCGGGTGCAGGCACGCTCCGCCCGCCCCCCGACCCAGTCTCGGGAGTGCTCATCGCAACTCTTCCTTTCATGAGAATGGTTGGAGGCATCGCTGCCCCCGAAGGTTCAGGCGGCCTTAACCCGCCAGCGCCCGGCGAGCCGCCCGCAGCGCCTCCGCCAGCTCTTGCCAGCCCTCGTCCGCCGCCGGGGGCAACTCGTCCCCCTTGGCACCCGAAAGCCTCGCCTCGCGAAGCATCGGGAAGGTCACCAGTGACACCTCCCAAAGCTCCAGATCGTGCAGCAACCTGCGCCCCTGTGCGTCCCTTTCCGCCCGCTTGGTGCGGTAGCCGATGGAGAGGCCGTCGATGGCGCCTGCGTTGATCAGCGCGGCGGCCTCGCGGGCGCGGGCGACCTCCTTCAACAGGCGTCCCTTAACCCACAGGCCACGGCGGTCCTCGCGCACCTCATCCCAGATCCCGATCGGCTCGCGCGGGTCATGCTGCCAAAGCATCCGGATCGGCTGGCCCTTCGCCGCCATCGCCTTGAGCGACCGCGCATAGGCCCCTGCCACCACTACGTCGCCACCCTGGTCGGGCGCCCCGAAGAGTGAGGCGTAGCCTGAAATCTCATACCTCTCATCCACCGCCAGCTTTGCCTCCGGCGCACAGAACTTGTGCTCTAACTCCGGCCCGTAATCCATTGCCATCGCTTGCCTTTCTCTCTCACTCATCGCCCGTCTCCAGCGGCGGAAGCCCGAGCAGCGCCCGCTTCTCGCCCGCCGTCAGAAAGTCCGCCTCGCTGACCCGCCGCCACTGTGCCTCACGCTCCGTGGCCAGTGCCGGCACCCCGTCGAGATCGGGCTTCAATTCCACCGCCTCGCCGCCCAACCCGCTCAGCCAGTCGCCCAACGCTCCGCTGACCTTGGCCACCAGCGGCAGCACCGTGAGCCGATAGAACGCGCGGTTGGCCTCCTGATAATTGGCGTAGGTCGCCTCGCCGGGGATGCCGAGCATCATCGGCGGCACGCCAAAAGCCGTGGCGATCTCCCGCGCGGCGGCCTCCTTGGTTTTCTGAAACTCCATGTCCGAGGGAGAAAACCCCATCGGCTTCCAGTCCAGCCCGCCCTCCAGCAGCATCGGGCGGCCCGCATTGGCCGCGCCTTGGTGGTGCGAGGCCATCTCGTCCAGGAGCCGGTCGTATTGATCGGCGCTCAGATGCCCCGACCCATCCGCGCCCCGATAAACAATCGCTCCCGAGGGCCGGGCCGCATTGTCGAGCAGCCCCTTCGACCACTTCGAGGCTGCGTTATGCACATCCAGCGCATTGGCAGCGGCCTTCAGCGGCGAGAGGCCATAGTGGTCGTCCTGCGGGTGGAAGGCCTTGATATGGCATACAGGTTTCAGCTCGCCACTGGCATCGAAGCGGTGTTTCCGCCCTCCCACGGCGTATTCATAGGCCACCGGCCAACCATCGCCGCCGGGCACCACGCTCATCCGGTCGGAGCGCAGCACATGTAACTCCCCCGGCAGCCCCACGTCGGCCAGCACCGCCTCCACGTAGCCATCGCCCGAGAGCAGGATCTGCCCGTAAAGCGCCTCCAGAAACTCCGAGCGCCCCTGCGCCCCGTTGGGCCGCCGCATCAGGTCGGCCACCGGATGTGTCTCGTAGCGCCGCTCACTGTCCTGGCAGATCAGCGGCACGGCAGCGGCGGCTTCGGCAATGAGCTTCACCGCCCGGAACCCGACCGGGTTACCGGTAAACCCCGTCTTGGTGAGCGAAACTGTGTCGCGCGGGCTCCACGCCACCCGGCCCGCGCCGTGATATGCAATCACCGGCCCGGTGGCCGAGGCCTTGGTTTCAGGCACGGCTCCGCCGCCCCGCTCCCGCTTGAGGAAGTCGAAGACCATCCGTCTCTCCTTTGTCGATTTCCGTACGGTGGGCGAAACCCACCAATCGCGTCACAACGTCCGCATCTTCGGGCGCCGCCAGCGGGCCGCGGGCTCAAGGATCAGCTCGGTCAGTGCCCAAACCAGCGCATCCACCCGGTCGGGCGAGCCGCTGCCCTGGTAGCCTTCCGCCGTCATCCGGCCCATCTCGTCTTCCAGCGCGCCCAGCCCGGCCAGATGCCGCACCCGGCCCTGCTCGTAAAGCGCCGCCACCGGCTCGGCCCGCGCGACCTTCCCGCGCGAGGCCCTTACTGCCCTGAACGGCACCGTCGGGTCGATCTGCCTCAGCAGCGTCTCCACCAG includes the following:
- a CDS encoding HK97 family phage prohead protease translates to MSERERQAMAMDYGPELEHKFCAPEAKLAVDERYEISGYASLFGAPDQGGDVVVAGAYARSLKAMAAKGQPIRMLWQHDPREPIGIWDEVREDRRGLWVKGRLLKEVARAREAAALINAGAIDGLSIGYRTKRAERDAQGRRLLHDLELWEVSLVTFPMLREARLSGAKGDELPPAADEGWQELAEALRAARRALAG
- a CDS encoding phage portal protein — protein: MVFDFLKRERGGGAVPETKASATGPVIAYHGAGRVAWSPRDTVSLTKTGFTGNPVGFRAVKLIAEAAAAVPLICQDSERRYETHPVADLMRRPNGAQGRSEFLEALYGQILLSGDGYVEAVLADVGLPGELHVLRSDRMSVVPGGDGWPVAYEYAVGGRKHRFDASGELKPVCHIKAFHPQDDHYGLSPLKAAANALDVHNAASKWSKGLLDNAARPSGAIVYRGADGSGHLSADQYDRLLDEMASHHQGAANAGRPMLLEGGLDWKPMGFSPSDMEFQKTKEAAAREIATAFGVPPMMLGIPGEATYANYQEANRAFYRLTVLPLVAKVSGALGDWLSGLGGEAVELKPDLDGVPALATEREAQWRRVSEADFLTAGEKRALLGLPPLETGDE